The genomic stretch ATAGCCATGGATTGCACCTGTTAAAGGCATAGTGCTATTAGCGTTAAATAGTGCCTTATAACCCAGATATCTCTTCATCGTGTCTTCACTGGGTTCTGAGGGAGTATGGTAATAAGTCATAAATCCATTGGGACCATACCATCTATAACTAACATAAATCATAGGAGAGGGGCTTGGTTCATATTGGTAAAAGAAGGCTCTCATAATGTCAGTTGTGTAAGTGTTCCCCTCAATTGATATTGTTGAGTAATCATCCACCACAGGGAAGCACATCCATTTTGCATCTGGATCATCGGTAAAGGAGTAACTTGCATACCTATCCCAGGCAAAGTTCACAGCTCCAATATCCTGTGTTTCATCTTTCATAGTTCTTAGGTCTTGGTCATATCCATCAACAAAAGGATCATCAAAATCCGGATTATAGCCAGCACCAATGCAAGGGGAGCCTTTCTGTAACGAATAATCCCCAGAGGAAGGACTAGTAAACATTGGATTATTAGTGCTAATATTGTGCTCACCCGGTAGAGCTATACTTGGGTTATAACTGCAACAATAGTAAAAATTACCATTGCCTACATTGGCAGAGGAAACAATGGAGTTCCAAAAGTTAAAGTTATTTCCCAAGCTAACATAGTTAGAGCCACTAGTATTTTCAAGTAAGTTACATGCATCAAAGTTTATGGTTCCGCTGGCAACATAAGCAGTTTCTCCCTCTTGAGCGTAGTTATCTTGTATTATTGAAGATTTCACCATACATACACTTTCACTTTGCCCTTCACCGAGATAAATTGCACCACCTTTTGTTGTTTCAGAAGGAATTGCTCCTCCAGAGTATATCTGACGAAGATTATTATCTCTAATCAGGCAATTTTCAATTGTTACAGTACTACAAGAGCAATTTATTCCGCCACCTTGGCTTTTCATACCATTAGTAATTACTATGTCCTGAATTTTAAGATTAGTGCAACCCGTAACTGTTATTGCAGATTTATTGCCGGCACTTTGTATCGTCGTTTTATCAGTGCTTGTAATACCTGCACCCTTGATGGTTAGGTTTGTTTTACCATTTACCGTTAAATGCCCTACATAAACACCTGCAGGTATAATCACAGTAGAGTTATTGGGTGCGTTTGTTATGGCTGTTTGGTAAGGGTTATTAGCCGGTGCACGAAATTGGAATATATAGTCAAAAAACCATGTGTCTGATAATAATGGTGAATATGATACCCATGCCCCATCAGATTGACTGTAGTATTGAAGATCAATCCTAAACCAGCCCTCTCTATCAACACCAGTGTTATTAGCGACATATGGTAACCTTATTTTGTAGATATTGGAACCCACATAAGTTGTAGTAACTTGAGACAACCATGTTGGGTTTGTAGTATAGAATGGGGCATAGGATAAAACAATTCTTTGATTTGGATTATTTGGTTGATTAGGCGTATTGTTTGTAAGAGTACCATCAAGTTCTGCATATATATCAATGTAACCGGCAGTGTAATCTACAGTGAAAGGACCGGTTGTTTCGATAGTTACGAAATGGGTAGCGGTTGCGTTCATTATATAGCACATTAACGCTATCATAAAGATTAGTATTGTCTTTTTCATCTTTTCTCCTAAATAGTTTATAAGTAATCAGTTTTCATACATGAAAGATACATATCCGTATCATTCTATGTCCGAACCTGTTTTGTTAACCATGCATATTTAATGAAAACATGGTCAGTCATATCCTCAATGTTATAATATTGATGATTTATGCTACATTTTTTTTCGTATTAGGGATTAAGCAGTCGTATTAAAATATACATTATTTCCCATAAAGGCATTGCATAATATAAACAACGAAACAAATAGCATTACCATCCTGCTTCTACCCGTATTGTTATTGATCATCCAAGAATCGATAACTTGCAGGAGTAAGTTATTCATTATAATCTCCATTATTCATGACGAATACTTTGAAAATTTACAGGTAAAAAACATATAAAACACCTTCGTATTCAACAAAAATATAAAGACCGTAAGGATCCTCATAGACAATTTTAACGATAGGATCATTTAATGAACCTTGATAGACAGGAAGAGTTTGGTGATCAATGACTGTATAGTCAATAACTGCACAAAACAGATTAAGACACACTACAGCCAACACTATGTAAAGAATTAGTTTTTTCATTTTATCACTCCTTAGAATTTTTTCTAAAATATAAGTGTCAAAAATGGTAAAATTGAGATGCTGGAATTGAGGATTTTTTACTTCAGAAGCGAAATAATTTTTTCATAAGACCAAAGTGATCTACCCTTCTCCTTGAGTATCTGTATGTTAGCAGGAATTGGGTGGACACCGATGTATTCGTTTTTTTTGCAGGATTCTACTGAGATGTGGTTTTTCTCATTCAGGACAATATAAAAAGTGGTTGTAATCGGTTGCTTATCTCGGGATAGATGAAATAAATACAGCCGGAATTTGCAGTTATCCACCATAGTAATCCCCCAATCATCTATCCTTTCTATGCCCATCATAACTTGTGTTAGCTTTGGATTTAGCTTACTATTTTGCTTGATATCCTCACCATTACATCCAATTTTCAGAAGCTCCCGGATAAACTTCTGGATTGCGTTATATTGATTGTAGCTAAGTATCTCGCGGCTTGCTTCCCACCCAATTGCAAGTAATATCTTTGACTTAATATTGCGGATGACTCTCTCTTTTCTTTTCTGTGCCACTTTTTCACTAACATTCATTGAAGACGCATATTCTTTTATACTATTGAATGATAGCATTGCACAATAATCACGATATTCCTGACTGGCGAGAATTTCCTTCTTTTTAAGGGGATTCAATCCCTCTATATCTATTATCTTTCCAGATTCCATCACATTCTGTAAGGAAGAGGTTTCCATATATAGTAAGCTGTGCAAATCTTTCTCGTTTGCTTTAAACTTGTAGTGCTTACAGATTAGATTGTGCGTTACCTGTCTTAGCCAAGAATAAACATCATTGATTTTATTCTTTGATGATAATAGCTGCCTTATTGCTTCCTGTGAAATATCTTCAGATACGCTATGATCGTTAGTTTTCGTAAGGCAGTATTGCAATGTCACTTTCTGATAGTAGCTAAATACATCCTCAACTGCCTTCGGGAATACGGACTTGATGTAATCTTTTGAATACCCGGTAGGATCGGTGAATGTTGAGCTATTCATAAAACTTACTAAAATAGAATTGGCGATATCATCAGCCAGATTAAGATAATAGAATCTCTGTGAAGTCAATTCAATGATATATCTGATAATATCATCATATAGTTTTTTGTTCATTGAGATAGAGCTGATTTCTTTCATTATATTATCCTAATTAGATTAACAAAGTTTAGTCCTGACTGTTGGTGTCCATTTTAACTCATTGTTTCTCAGGTTCTTTGAGGGCATCTAATATCCCTCGTTATTCACTATCTATATTAAGTTATACGACAAATTGTATAATTTTCATCTTTTCAATATATGTCAAGTTCTTTTTCATAAAAAAATGGCGGGTAAAGTAAAAAGTATCGTCTCCCTAAAGTAGGCATTTCTATAGGATATCTATAAGTGTTTATTGCAATTAGAAGTATAAGAGCGGCGCCCGTAAAAATAATGTGATGATTTCCCTCTTAAGACATTATAATACCAACTTTAACAAGCACTTTTATGATAAAATCCCGATATTACAATTTTATATGTTCCTTGCCTGAAGCCATTGATCTATCGTTTAACAGGAGTTAATCAAGCGTTAATTATTAACGCTTGATTAAGGGTAGATTAACACTTGATTAACGCTTTCGGTCAAGGGAGTAGTGGAACCAAAGGCACTGTTTTTTTCTCTTGACGCTTTTATTAAGCAGGAAAAAAAGGAAATGGAATTTATTATAAGGAGATAGAAACAATGGACAGCTACAAAATTTAAGGCATAACAGCCCGGACAAATGCTTATATTTTCTTGTTAGAGTGGTAATTGCTTTTGTCCTTGTCACAATATCGGGAAGCCCTATCATTGCCCTTATTGCTTTTTAGCAAAATCCTGATATAATGGACATTTTCCGGCAGTTCACTTTAAAAAACTATATCCGCCATTCCCTCATAAAGATAACTGTTATGCCTGCCCGCTATGAAAACTGCTAAAATCAATTAAAGGAGAAAAAATGCAGGCAATACAGCTGAAAAATATCCACTTTACCTACCCCGATCAATATCAGGAAATTCTTTCCGGAATTACTCTGGATATTTGTGACGGACAGAAAATTGCCCTTATCGGAAAAAACGGTTGCGGAAAGTCCACTTTGCTGAAAATAATTATGCGGGAATTGCAGCCGAATTCCGGTTCAATATCCTATCCTGTTTCTATTCCCAAAATCGGTTATCTGCCACAGGACCTTATGTTTACCGACAAGATAACCGTGCGGGACTTTTTACTGCAGGGAGATCTTGATTGCTATCAACTAATTAAAGAAATCAATAATCTTTCTGCAGAAAATAACCTCAGTGATGAAGATGGCTTGCGTCTTGCGGAATTGTGGCAAAATTATGACCACAGTAATGTTTTGTTTTGGGAACAAACGGTGGATGATATTATTAGAGAAATGGACTTGAACCTGCTTGCCCATCAAAGTTGTAACACTCTTTCCGCAGGAGAAACAACCCGCACTCAGCTTGCCTCGCTTTTATTGCAAAATCCGGATATTTTAATTTTGGATGAGCCGACAAATCATCTTGACCTGAAAGAACTTATCTGGCTGGAAAATTGGCTGAATGCCTATCC from Candidatus Cloacimonas sp. encodes the following:
- a CDS encoding T9SS type A sorting domain-containing protein; amino-acid sequence: MKKTILIFMIALMCYIMNATATHFVTIETTGPFTVDYTAGYIDIYAELDGTLTNNTPNQPNNPNQRIVLSYAPFYTTNPTWLSQVTTTYVGSNIYKIRLPYVANNTGVDREGWFRIDLQYYSQSDGAWVSYSPLLSDTWFFDYIFQFRAPANNPYQTAITNAPNNSTVIIPAGVYVGHLTVNGKTNLTIKGAGITSTDKTTIQSAGNKSAITVTGCTNLKIQDIVITNGMKSQGGGINCSCSTVTIENCLIRDNNLRQIYSGGAIPSETTKGGAIYLGEGQSESVCMVKSSIIQDNYAQEGETAYVASGTINFDACNLLENTSGSNYVSLGNNFNFWNSIVSSANVGNGNFYYCCSYNPSIALPGEHNISTNNPMFTSPSSGDYSLQKGSPCIGAGYNPDFDDPFVDGYDQDLRTMKDETQDIGAVNFAWDRYASYSFTDDPDAKWMCFPVVDDYSTISIEGNTYTTDIMRAFFYQYEPSPSPMIYVSYRWYGPNGFMTYYHTPSEPSEDTMKRYLGYKALFNANSTMPLTGAIHGYHIPYTDPVPVPEPLTENWIGYFIPETQTPQAAFGSFMDELYFIQGKDWAAARLKPSRVAPWIWCKGGPRTPTISYGDMVIVKKLGDSNQNQFTWSRDASVPEYQRVDADHFTFTKEPSYKPIFVEVDSLSTAKEFAVMINGVCYGASVVDGTTIMIQAYIESIPDGADIYIVGWDGAKSQVTPLALQVYNLDAELFYPSASIIKEDCDFYYVKLGENESNIDTPPTLTLAVSNYPNPFNPTTTIRYTVPKDGNVRLCIYNTRGQLITTLVNEQKNLGIHSVVWNGNDNNGNKVSSGIYFTRIIADGKTLTTKMLMLK
- a CDS encoding sigma-70 family RNA polymerase sigma factor; its protein translation is MKEISSISMNKKLYDDIIRYIIELTSQRFYYLNLADDIANSILVSFMNSSTFTDPTGYSKDYIKSVFPKAVEDVFSYYQKVTLQYCLTKTNDHSVSEDISQEAIRQLLSSKNKINDVYSWLRQVTHNLICKHYKFKANEKDLHSLLYMETSSLQNVMESGKIIDIEGLNPLKKKEILASQEYRDYCAMLSFNSIKEYASSMNVSEKVAQKRKERVIRNIKSKILLAIGWEASREILSYNQYNAIQKFIRELLKIGCNGEDIKQNSKLNPKLTQVMMGIERIDDWGITMVDNCKFRLYLFHLSRDKQPITTTFYIVLNEKNHISVESCKKNEYIGVHPIPANIQILKEKGRSLWSYEKIISLLK